The Estrella lausannensis genome window below encodes:
- the ispE gene encoding 4-(cytidine 5'-diphospho)-2-C-methyl-D-erythritol kinase has protein sequence MITLASPAKVNLFLRVLGKRTDGYHELVSLFQTISLKDIITIEKAEQDQLSCSDPSVPTDQTNTVAKALAAFRKRSHDSTSFRIHLTKQIPHGAGLGGGSSNAATVLFGVNALSSAPLSGQDLLQAALEVGSDVPFFLSTGTALCKGRGEIIEEMTPLNEEPLHIVMPSFTLSTPRVYNLFQAAKCRERSYPQKGSDIEAENYPCFNDLEGPAFEIAPLLRDYKSFFLSQGYDRVFMTGSGSALVVMGSKEPLLPPGCRHFPARFISRAPATWYHTESAS, from the coding sequence GTGATAACGCTAGCATCACCAGCTAAAGTCAACTTATTCCTGAGAGTCTTAGGCAAGAGAACAGACGGATATCACGAGCTAGTTTCCCTTTTTCAGACCATTTCCCTCAAAGACATTATAACCATAGAAAAAGCGGAGCAAGACCAGCTCTCTTGTTCTGATCCTTCAGTACCAACCGACCAGACTAATACCGTCGCGAAGGCCCTTGCCGCCTTCAGAAAGCGCTCGCACGACTCCACCTCATTCCGTATTCATTTAACAAAACAGATTCCCCATGGCGCAGGGCTGGGGGGAGGCAGCAGTAATGCCGCGACAGTGCTGTTTGGTGTGAATGCTCTTTCTTCAGCCCCTCTCAGTGGGCAAGATCTTTTACAGGCAGCTCTCGAGGTAGGTTCTGACGTTCCCTTTTTTCTCTCGACAGGCACCGCCCTTTGCAAGGGGAGAGGCGAGATCATCGAGGAGATGACCCCTCTTAATGAGGAGCCGCTCCATATCGTGATGCCCTCATTTACGCTTTCAACGCCGCGAGTTTATAACCTCTTTCAGGCGGCTAAATGCAGAGAGAGAAGCTATCCGCAAAAAGGAAGTGATATTGAAGCCGAAAACTACCCCTGCTTCAACGACCTGGAAGGGCCGGCCTTTGAAATTGCACCATTGCTCAGAGATTACAAATCCTTTTTCTTGAGCCAAGGATACGATCGAGTGTTCATGACCGGTTCGGGCTCAGCGCTCGTGGTCATGGGATCAAAAGAGCCCCTGCTTCCGCCCGGATGCCGTCATTTTCCTGCGCGCTTCATCTCTCGAGCACCCGCAACTTGGTACCACACCGAGAGTGCTTCATAA
- a CDS encoding 50S ribosomal protein L25/general stress protein Ctc: MKLKFQERSHEQKREARRLRREGKIPAVLYSDGKEGGVIAIDSQEFQTGLRQVKKGHLATTIITLVDEKGSERKAIIKDIQYHPTTYNVLHLDFEELHSDVYVNVKVPIECTGIVDCQGIKLGGVLRQVIRALKVRCLPKDIPAAFQVDVTQMAIKDSKKLCDLQIPEGIRALADMNEVAVAIVKR, from the coding sequence ATGAAGCTAAAGTTTCAAGAGCGCTCGCATGAGCAAAAAAGAGAAGCCAGACGCTTAAGACGCGAAGGCAAAATCCCAGCGGTTCTCTATTCGGATGGAAAAGAAGGCGGAGTAATCGCGATCGATTCCCAAGAGTTCCAGACAGGGCTACGCCAAGTGAAGAAAGGTCATCTGGCAACAACAATCATTACGCTTGTTGACGAAAAAGGCAGCGAACGCAAAGCCATTATAAAAGATATCCAGTACCATCCTACGACATACAACGTGTTGCACCTTGACTTCGAAGAGCTTCACTCGGATGTCTATGTTAACGTTAAAGTGCCCATTGAGTGCACTGGGATTGTTGACTGTCAGGGTATCAAGCTCGGCGGTGTTTTGCGCCAGGTAATCCGCGCACTGAAAGTTCGTTGCTTGCCGAAAGATATTCCAGCTGCTTTCCAGGTGGATGTGACGCAAATGGCGATCAAAGATTCGAAGAAACTGTGCGACCTACAGATTCCGGAAGGAATCAGGGCTCTTGCCGACATGAACGAAGTAGCGGTAGCAATCGTTAAGAGGTAG
- the pth gene encoding aminoacyl-tRNA hydrolase: MPTTRSFDLVCVGLGNPGADYVLTRHNIGERVVKAFADEIGIRFLLESRFRAQIAKGTYNSSKVALLFPTTYMNLSGEAVRSFIDYYKIAPSEIVVLCDDVDLPLGSLRLRKEGRSGGHNGLKSIEKCLGTQDFARLRIGVGAKQDKQDLADHVLGKFTKEEAILLPQVIENAVSALKSLMSEDIEKVMSRVNQKVKQSKMDLRKEGEENCHESKYTKPL; the protein is encoded by the coding sequence GTGCCCACAACGCGAAGCTTTGACTTAGTCTGCGTAGGCCTGGGAAATCCAGGTGCCGATTATGTGCTTACAAGGCACAATATCGGAGAACGAGTCGTTAAAGCCTTCGCTGATGAGATAGGAATCAGGTTTCTTTTGGAAAGTCGCTTCAGAGCGCAAATTGCAAAAGGAACCTACAACTCATCGAAAGTAGCGCTGCTATTTCCTACCACCTATATGAACTTAAGCGGCGAGGCGGTAAGAAGTTTTATAGATTATTATAAAATTGCCCCGAGTGAAATCGTAGTCCTCTGCGATGATGTCGATTTACCCTTGGGATCGCTACGCTTAAGGAAAGAGGGTCGGTCCGGAGGTCACAATGGCCTTAAAAGCATAGAGAAGTGCCTTGGAACACAGGACTTCGCCAGGCTGAGGATCGGAGTTGGAGCCAAACAGGACAAGCAGGACTTGGCAGACCACGTCCTGGGCAAGTTTACTAAAGAGGAAGCGATTTTGCTTCCGCAAGTTATTGAGAATGCGGTTTCCGCCCTCAAAAGCCTGATGTCGGAAGACATCGAAAAGGTGATGAGCCGCGTAAACCAGAAAGTTAAACAGTCGAAAATGGACCTTCGAAAAGAAGGTGAGGAGAACTGTCATGAGTCAAAATACACAAAACCTCTATGA
- a CDS encoding bifunctional heptose 7-phosphate kinase/heptose 1-phosphate adenyltransferase, with amino-acid sequence MVKLIGPLSRLSPRTILVAGDFMLDSYTIGKVRRISPEAPVPVVHVTGQRKLPGGAGNVVLNLLALKASVKALGRVGADEAGRSIIELMKEQGVKAECLFEEPSFLTPVKNRIIADGQQITRVDYEEITPLSNGIEAKVAANLDSLFENVEMVALSDYGKGFLTGSLLRLLIDEAKKRGVTSIADPKGSDFSRYRGVDIIKPNLSEAYAAAGLPLGAPLELAAERILEITGARILLLTRSQDGISIFTNDGKRHDYPVAAREVKDVTGAGDTVLAVVAMALASGLEIHEAAALANVGASCAIEQFGCAQVSVGQLAKRLSLLDPLSKIFDEEHMFIIKEALSDKTPGFLSVSAREGLSTKVFHKIAEMAKKHCDGLVVGVSDHDGSDEFVHLIASLREVAFVVLDEKNLEVLKKELVPAV; translated from the coding sequence ATGGTAAAACTGATCGGCCCTCTTTCACGTCTTTCTCCCCGTACAATCTTGGTAGCGGGCGATTTTATGCTCGATTCCTACACAATCGGGAAGGTAAGGCGCATATCCCCGGAAGCTCCCGTGCCTGTCGTGCACGTCACCGGCCAAAGAAAGTTGCCGGGCGGCGCAGGCAATGTGGTTTTAAATCTTCTGGCTCTGAAAGCCAGTGTCAAGGCATTGGGACGTGTCGGTGCAGATGAAGCAGGACGCAGTATTATCGAGTTAATGAAAGAGCAGGGAGTCAAGGCAGAGTGCCTTTTTGAAGAACCCTCCTTCCTGACCCCTGTAAAAAACAGGATTATCGCTGACGGCCAACAGATCACAAGGGTCGATTACGAAGAGATTACCCCTTTGTCAAATGGGATTGAGGCGAAGGTGGCCGCCAATTTGGATTCACTTTTTGAGAACGTCGAGATGGTGGCGCTATCCGACTATGGCAAGGGGTTCTTAACCGGTTCATTGCTGCGTCTCTTAATCGACGAGGCTAAAAAGCGCGGAGTGACATCGATTGCCGATCCTAAAGGGAGCGATTTTTCCCGCTATAGGGGCGTGGATATTATCAAGCCGAACTTGTCGGAGGCTTATGCTGCTGCCGGTTTACCTTTAGGCGCGCCCCTGGAACTTGCCGCAGAAAGAATCTTGGAGATTACAGGAGCCAGGATTCTTCTTCTGACAAGATCGCAAGACGGCATCTCCATCTTCACAAACGATGGGAAGCGCCATGATTACCCCGTGGCCGCACGGGAGGTCAAGGATGTGACAGGTGCAGGAGACACCGTGCTTGCCGTTGTTGCGATGGCTCTTGCCAGCGGTTTGGAGATCCACGAGGCAGCCGCTCTGGCCAACGTGGGTGCATCCTGCGCCATCGAGCAGTTTGGGTGCGCGCAAGTGTCTGTCGGACAATTAGCCAAGCGTCTTTCGCTCCTTGATCCGCTAAGTAAGATTTTTGATGAGGAGCATATGTTCATCATCAAAGAGGCTCTATCGGATAAGACTCCCGGTTTTTTAAGCGTTAGCGCCCGTGAAGGCCTCTCCACTAAAGTTTTCCATAAGATCGCGGAGATGGCAAAGAAGCACTGCGATGGTTTAGTGGTGGGTGTCAGCGATCATGATGGCAGCGATGAGTTTGTCCATCTAATCGCATCGCTCCGGGAAGTCGCCTTTGTGGTGCTCGATGAAAAGAACCTTGAGGTACTTAAGAAAGAGCTCGTTCCGGCTGTTTAG
- the rpsF gene encoding 30S ribosomal protein S6, with protein MSQNTQNLYEGMYIISAKLSDDARGKALEKIKSAITERGGEVVKIHDQGRKRLAYEINGHREGHYYVLYFNSKPASISELWKEYHLSEDLIRFVTLRTEKVLEKIEFKPLAEEN; from the coding sequence ATGAGTCAAAATACACAAAACCTCTATGAGGGTATGTATATCATCAGCGCTAAGCTGAGCGATGATGCAAGAGGCAAAGCCCTTGAGAAGATCAAATCCGCTATTACCGAAAGGGGTGGAGAGGTCGTTAAAATACACGATCAGGGAAGAAAGCGTCTTGCATACGAAATCAATGGGCACAGAGAAGGACACTACTATGTGCTCTATTTTAACTCCAAACCAGCCAGTATCTCTGAGCTGTGGAAAGAGTACCACCTCAGCGAAGACTTGATCCGTTTCGTCACGCTGAGAACAGAGAAAGTGCTGGAAAAAATCGAATTTAAGCCTCTGGCAGAAGAAAATTAA
- a CDS encoding response regulator, producing MKILVVDDEKATESLFTQRFKEEIKQGLFEFSFASSGEEALDKLSHQDSTNATLILSDINMPGISGLQLLKSLKNLYPEMPVMMVTAYGDEANHMKAMAYKADGFINKPIDFAALKDKIIKYGPDKESKGRHVPQSSVIPNKILVVDDEPALEALIRQKFRQQIKNNEMEFHFASNGVEALKFIEQDPDIGIILTDINMPEMDGLTFLSKLKEKKRLFRSIVISAYGDMENIRAAMNLGASDFITKPIDLKDLATTLEKITDQYNFLKEGAIAQNRIIEYKKELEIASYIQQTFIPHNFNPYPGNKSVEIFGKMFPAKEVSGDFFDFFPITAERLGFVIADVSGKGVPAALFMVMSKTLLRSTALTNPSPKSCVQQVSHYLCYNNESMMFVTSFYGVLNIKTGEVVYCDAGHHPPYILSADGNLQQIPKDGGIALGIIDDLEREHSLYVEKKIQLQKGDSIILFTDGVTEAINKKGEIYPKERLENLIRRHARQDFSLLVSNLKNDLTDFSEGQGQYDDITLLCIRWKGE from the coding sequence ATGAAAATCTTAGTCGTGGATGATGAAAAAGCAACAGAATCCCTGTTCACCCAACGGTTCAAAGAAGAGATCAAGCAGGGGTTGTTTGAGTTTTCATTTGCCTCCTCGGGAGAAGAGGCCCTAGATAAACTATCACACCAAGACAGTACCAATGCCACCCTCATCCTCTCCGATATCAATATGCCAGGCATATCGGGGCTGCAGCTTTTGAAATCCTTAAAAAACCTCTATCCCGAAATGCCGGTGATGATGGTGACCGCTTATGGAGATGAAGCCAACCACATGAAGGCGATGGCATACAAAGCGGACGGCTTTATCAACAAGCCCATCGATTTTGCCGCGCTGAAAGATAAGATCATTAAGTACGGCCCCGACAAGGAGAGTAAGGGCAGGCACGTCCCTCAGTCTTCAGTCATCCCCAATAAAATTCTCGTCGTCGATGACGAACCGGCGCTGGAAGCGCTGATCAGGCAGAAATTCAGACAACAGATAAAAAACAACGAGATGGAGTTCCATTTCGCCTCAAACGGCGTGGAGGCTTTAAAATTCATCGAACAAGACCCTGACATCGGCATCATCTTAACGGATATCAACATGCCTGAGATGGACGGACTGACTTTCCTCTCCAAGCTGAAGGAGAAAAAAAGACTGTTCCGCTCGATTGTCATCTCCGCTTATGGCGACATGGAAAATATCCGCGCCGCCATGAACCTCGGAGCGTCCGATTTCATCACCAAACCAATCGATCTTAAAGACCTTGCCACAACGTTAGAAAAGATCACCGACCAGTACAACTTTTTGAAAGAGGGAGCGATCGCCCAGAACCGCATCATCGAGTATAAAAAGGAACTGGAGATCGCAAGCTATATCCAGCAAACTTTCATTCCACACAACTTCAACCCCTATCCGGGCAACAAATCCGTTGAAATTTTCGGTAAAATGTTCCCGGCAAAAGAGGTAAGCGGTGATTTTTTCGACTTTTTTCCGATCACAGCGGAAAGGCTCGGATTTGTGATCGCCGATGTGTCAGGCAAAGGAGTGCCGGCAGCCCTCTTCATGGTGATGAGCAAAACCCTTCTGCGATCGACAGCGCTGACAAATCCTTCCCCCAAATCCTGCGTTCAGCAAGTCAGCCACTACCTCTGCTACAATAACGAATCGATGATGTTCGTAACCTCCTTTTATGGTGTTTTAAACATCAAAACCGGAGAAGTCGTCTATTGCGATGCCGGCCACCATCCGCCCTACATCTTGTCGGCAGATGGCAATCTTCAGCAGATCCCCAAAGATGGCGGAATCGCCTTGGGAATTATCGATGATCTAGAGAGGGAGCACTCGCTTTACGTCGAAAAGAAAATACAGTTGCAGAAAGGGGATTCCATCATCCTTTTCACGGACGGCGTCACCGAAGCGATCAATAAAAAGGGTGAGATCTATCCAAAAGAGAGACTCGAAAATCTGATAAGAAGACATGCGCGGCAAGACTTCTCGCTCTTGGTCAGCAACCTAAAAAATGACCTGACCGATTTCTCAGAAGGCCAGGGACAATACGATGATATCACCCTTCTTTGCATCAGGTGGAAGGGGGAGTAA
- the rfaD gene encoding ADP-glyceromanno-heptose 6-epimerase produces the protein MRIFDDQFIVITGAAGFIGSCLVRHFNDLGIYNLVLVDELGHDEKWKNLTGKRFVELIDKKDLFSWIEGRESEIEAFVHLGAISDTQETNASLLLENNTRFSIKLCEFALKHGHRFVYASSAATYGDGTLGFSDSDEDLYKLKPLNMYGFSKQLFDQWLFENGLLDQVAGLKFFNIFGPNEWHKGFMASVVLQWTPKVLQEGVIKLFKSNDPHNFADGEQKRDFLYVKDAVKWVHKILTSNQTGILNIGSGEASSWNDLAKAIFAALNKTPHIEYVPMPEKLAAKYQNYTCAETEKLRHLLGSDFNPTPLAAAVNDYINNHILPGKSW, from the coding sequence ATGAGAATATTTGACGATCAGTTCATTGTCATCACCGGAGCCGCGGGATTCATTGGGTCTTGCCTAGTCAGACATTTCAATGATCTGGGGATTTACAACCTTGTCTTGGTAGATGAGCTAGGGCACGATGAAAAGTGGAAAAATCTCACTGGCAAACGTTTCGTTGAGCTGATCGATAAGAAAGATCTCTTTTCCTGGATTGAAGGCAGAGAGAGTGAAATCGAGGCATTTGTCCATCTGGGCGCTATCTCGGATACGCAAGAGACCAACGCTTCTTTGCTGCTGGAAAATAACACCCGTTTCTCTATCAAGCTCTGTGAGTTTGCTCTAAAGCATGGGCATCGCTTTGTTTATGCGTCGTCAGCCGCTACCTATGGGGACGGAACGCTGGGCTTCAGTGACTCAGACGAGGATCTCTATAAGTTAAAGCCGCTTAATATGTATGGTTTTTCCAAACAGCTTTTTGACCAGTGGCTCTTTGAAAACGGTCTTTTAGATCAGGTCGCCGGACTTAAGTTTTTTAATATTTTTGGACCGAACGAGTGGCACAAAGGGTTTATGGCATCCGTGGTTCTGCAGTGGACTCCTAAGGTCTTGCAGGAGGGAGTTATCAAACTATTCAAATCGAACGATCCCCACAATTTTGCCGATGGCGAACAGAAACGAGATTTCCTCTATGTGAAAGATGCAGTCAAGTGGGTGCATAAGATTCTTACCAGCAATCAAACAGGCATTCTCAATATCGGCTCGGGCGAGGCATCGTCATGGAACGATTTGGCAAAGGCCATCTTCGCCGCCCTGAATAAGACACCCCACATCGAATATGTTCCTATGCCGGAGAAATTAGCCGCCAAATATCAAAACTACACCTGTGCTGAGACCGAAAAACTGCGGCACCTTTTGGGCAGCGACTTCAATCCAACCCCTCTTGCGGCTGCAGTCAACGACTACATCAACAACCACATCCTGCCAGGTAAATCATGGTAA
- a CDS encoding FAD-binding and (Fe-S)-binding domain-containing protein: MISPFFASGGRGSKIGSQDFIHDLKNAVAGLVKSDAATRIVYSQDASIFEIEPIAVFQPIHSEDIKAALKVAKEHGVPIIARGAATGITGGCLGRGLVIDLTRHLNRILDVNCEEGYAIVEPGVIQDDLNKHLEPFGLRLGPETSTGNRATVGGMLANNAAGSESLRFGCMADHILEVETLLADATSIVLKQMPYPSLPEHSPPLLSKIAKVRSSYEADIHSSYPKLPRISSGYRLDALTDSLDSINLAKLFAGSEGTLGIATKLKVKVVPRIKNKAMILAEFTTLKQAMKAVPLILKDAPFSLELIDDKIIDSAKKSRYLKRAMPLISNPKAVLAIQFDHEDPDLLRELIEEVAYRLRISLDDTHLSTVYDPRDIQAVLDTRKAGLGLLLSKRDYSRAVAFIEDLSVPPAKLPGFIEDFLNLMSSHNKDAGIYGHAGAGCLHIRPYVDLRHKTERMTMFKMMEETLQLIKRHGGVLSGEHGDGLIRTSFNKELFGKQIYQAFVEVKKAFDPGNILNPGKVVGDLSPLEHLRRYPDQDLPFEPFFDFSKEGGFDLSIDLCNGNGLCRKKEGVMCPSFQATRDEYDTTRARAEILRAWISGGKGFKVSDEDVLQVLDLCLMCKGCKKECPSQVDMAKIKAEVLYQNQHKMGTGIRSFLFGHMGLFLYGASMLWPLPQLLQGSSLERRFKKMMGIAEERSLPLPALRPFTELFRAKKPRGDAAKVILFNDTFNQYLSPHIGLKAASFLEAHGFSVVSPPYRCCGRTFISKGMLNEALGTAIRLVKTFYPYAQKGIPIIGIEPSCILTLRDEIPSLIQKQRPDLSPEAAAVAKAAMTFEEFLYGYLKEGGTILCKEPEKEVDVLLHTHCHDTAETGREPARSILKAVPFIKVQEAEEGCCGMAGSFGYEEEHFDLSMKIGELKLLPAVRRFTDSGVVVSNGTSCRSQIQFGTKKEALHMAELLHRYL; the protein is encoded by the coding sequence ATGATATCACCCTTCTTTGCATCAGGTGGAAGGGGGAGTAAAATCGGCAGTCAGGACTTTATCCACGACTTAAAAAACGCCGTCGCAGGGTTGGTGAAAAGCGATGCTGCAACGCGTATAGTCTACAGCCAGGACGCTTCCATTTTCGAAATCGAACCGATCGCTGTCTTTCAGCCCATCCACAGCGAGGATATCAAAGCTGCACTAAAGGTCGCAAAAGAACATGGAGTGCCCATCATTGCGCGTGGGGCCGCAACAGGAATTACCGGAGGGTGCTTAGGAAGGGGTCTCGTCATCGACTTGACAAGGCATTTAAACCGCATCCTTGATGTCAACTGCGAGGAGGGGTATGCGATCGTCGAGCCGGGGGTAATCCAAGATGACCTCAACAAGCACCTCGAACCCTTCGGCCTAAGACTCGGGCCTGAGACCTCGACCGGAAACCGGGCTACCGTGGGGGGGATGCTGGCAAACAACGCTGCCGGCTCCGAATCCCTTCGATTCGGCTGCATGGCAGACCACATTTTGGAAGTGGAAACCCTTCTTGCCGATGCGACATCTATCGTGCTAAAGCAGATGCCCTACCCCAGTTTACCCGAGCACTCCCCTCCCCTGCTTTCAAAAATTGCCAAGGTTCGCTCCTCGTATGAAGCCGATATTCACTCAAGCTATCCAAAACTGCCCAGAATTTCCTCCGGGTACCGCCTGGATGCCCTGACAGATTCCTTAGATAGTATCAACCTGGCCAAACTTTTTGCCGGCTCCGAAGGAACGCTGGGCATTGCCACCAAGCTTAAAGTCAAAGTCGTTCCGCGCATTAAAAACAAAGCCATGATTCTGGCCGAATTCACCACCCTGAAGCAGGCGATGAAAGCAGTACCGCTGATCTTAAAGGACGCACCCTTCTCATTGGAATTGATCGACGACAAAATCATAGATTCGGCAAAAAAAAGCAGGTACTTAAAAAGAGCGATGCCGCTGATTTCAAACCCGAAAGCAGTGCTCGCCATACAGTTTGACCACGAAGACCCTGATCTGTTAAGGGAACTCATCGAAGAGGTTGCCTACCGTCTACGGATCTCCCTAGATGATACGCATCTGTCGACAGTCTACGATCCAAGAGATATCCAGGCGGTGCTCGATACCAGAAAAGCGGGCTTGGGACTCCTTTTATCCAAGCGTGATTACTCACGCGCTGTCGCCTTTATAGAGGATCTTTCGGTTCCGCCGGCAAAACTTCCCGGCTTTATCGAGGATTTTTTAAATTTAATGTCATCCCATAATAAAGACGCGGGAATTTATGGCCATGCCGGCGCCGGCTGCCTTCACATCAGGCCTTATGTCGATCTGCGCCACAAAACAGAGCGGATGACTATGTTCAAAATGATGGAAGAGACCCTTCAGCTGATCAAAAGGCATGGAGGGGTTTTAAGCGGCGAGCATGGAGACGGTTTGATCCGCACTTCTTTCAACAAAGAACTCTTTGGAAAACAGATCTACCAGGCATTTGTCGAAGTCAAGAAGGCTTTCGATCCTGGTAACATCCTGAATCCCGGCAAAGTAGTCGGCGACTTAAGTCCACTCGAACATTTAAGACGTTATCCCGATCAAGACCTACCTTTCGAGCCTTTTTTCGACTTCTCAAAAGAAGGTGGATTCGATCTCTCCATCGATCTATGCAACGGCAACGGACTCTGCAGAAAGAAAGAGGGTGTGATGTGTCCGTCATTTCAGGCGACTAGGGATGAATATGATACTACCCGTGCGCGCGCGGAAATATTGCGAGCCTGGATCAGCGGCGGAAAGGGATTTAAAGTCAGCGACGAGGACGTCCTTCAAGTTTTAGATCTTTGCCTGATGTGTAAAGGGTGCAAAAAAGAGTGCCCCTCGCAGGTGGATATGGCGAAGATTAAAGCCGAAGTTCTCTACCAAAATCAACACAAGATGGGAACCGGCATAAGGAGCTTCCTGTTTGGACACATGGGACTTTTCCTCTATGGGGCATCCATGTTATGGCCTCTTCCTCAACTACTTCAGGGATCATCTTTGGAGCGCCGCTTCAAGAAAATGATGGGGATTGCGGAGGAAAGAAGCTTACCTCTGCCCGCTTTAAGGCCTTTCACTGAGCTCTTCAGAGCGAAAAAGCCACGAGGCGACGCGGCCAAAGTCATCTTGTTTAACGACACGTTCAATCAGTACCTATCGCCTCATATAGGTCTTAAGGCAGCCTCGTTTCTCGAAGCCCACGGGTTTTCAGTGGTGTCTCCCCCCTATAGATGCTGCGGAAGAACATTTATCTCTAAGGGAATGCTTAATGAAGCGCTCGGCACGGCCATACGGCTGGTCAAAACATTTTACCCTTATGCACAAAAAGGAATCCCCATCATCGGAATTGAACCAAGCTGCATCCTGACGCTCCGGGATGAAATCCCCTCTCTCATTCAGAAGCAAAGACCGGATCTCTCCCCTGAAGCTGCCGCCGTCGCAAAAGCTGCTATGACCTTTGAGGAGTTTCTGTACGGCTACCTGAAGGAAGGGGGAACCATTCTCTGCAAAGAACCGGAAAAAGAGGTCGATGTTCTCTTGCATACGCACTGTCACGACACAGCCGAGACCGGAAGAGAACCAGCCAGGTCCATTTTAAAAGCGGTTCCTTTTATAAAAGTGCAGGAGGCAGAGGAGGGGTGCTGCGGGATGGCCGGCTCTTTCGGTTATGAAGAGGAGCATTTCGATCTTTCCATGAAGATCGGCGAGCTTAAACTTTTGCCGGCTGTGCGGCGTTTTACAGACAGTGGAGTCGTAGTATCCAATGGAACGTCTTGCCGCAGCCAGATTCAATTCGGCACAAAAAAAGAAGCTCTGCACATGGCAGAGCTTCTTCACCGTTATCTTTAG
- the rpsR gene encoding 30S ribosomal protein S18, which yields MKPMDMRQKRRKRCPFTSAGIKEIDYKDTDTLTKFITERGKILPRRITGVSAHFQRQLAQAIKRARHMALLPFAAEV from the coding sequence ATGAAGCCGATGGATATGCGTCAGAAAAGGCGTAAGCGCTGCCCTTTCACTTCCGCAGGCATTAAAGAGATCGATTACAAAGATACGGATACGTTGACTAAGTTCATTACCGAACGCGGCAAAATCCTGCCAAGAAGAATTACAGGCGTCTCCGCGCATTTTCAGCGGCAGCTCGCCCAAGCGATTAAAAGAGCTAGGCATATGGCCCTGTTGCCATTTGCTGCCGAGGTATAA
- the rplI gene encoding 50S ribosomal protein L9 — translation MATKLLLIEDIEDLGRSGDLVSVREGYARNFLLPRGAAVIADKNAIRRQAALQEARRLQAIEDKKDAEVLAAKLEPITIHSIVKVDHEGHMYGSVTAHDICKQMEVEHGIHLEKRYVQLKHPVKALGIHKIELRLKEGVPASITLKISAENMDFEMKAVDDAKKAHLIAEDQPE, via the coding sequence ATGGCGACAAAATTGCTGTTAATTGAAGACATAGAAGATCTCGGCCGCAGCGGAGACTTAGTCTCGGTCAGAGAAGGTTACGCAAGAAACTTCCTCCTCCCACGTGGAGCGGCTGTTATTGCTGACAAGAATGCAATCAGAAGGCAAGCGGCACTGCAAGAAGCAAGACGCCTGCAAGCAATCGAAGACAAAAAAGACGCAGAAGTTCTGGCTGCCAAACTTGAGCCCATTACGATTCACTCCATTGTTAAAGTGGATCATGAAGGACACATGTACGGTTCAGTAACTGCGCACGACATTTGCAAACAGATGGAAGTCGAACACGGCATCCACCTGGAGAAGCGTTACGTGCAGCTTAAGCATCCTGTCAAGGCGCTTGGAATTCATAAGATCGAGCTAAGACTTAAAGAGGGCGTGCCCGCAAGCATCACTCTTAAGATTTCGGCAGAAAATATGGATTTTGAGATGAAAGCCGTTGATGACGCTAAGAAAGCGCATCTCATCGCTGAAGATCAGCCTGAGTAA